Below is a window of Streptomyces sp. NBC_01429 DNA.
CAACGACAATGTAGCCGCTGGCCGAGTCGCACCTCTTGCTGCCCCCATGAAGTTCGTCACTCTTCACGGGTCCGGCGTCCCGGACCGGGCTTCCCGGGGCCGGACACGCCAGAGGCCCGGCCCGGCGTTCGCACGCCGGGCCGGGCCTCTGGGGGAGATCAGCGGTTGCCCGCGCCGTTCCCGGAGAGGATCGGGATGTTGTCCAGGATGTGCGACAGGGCCTCGTCGCCCTTCGCCTGCGTCGAGTTCTCGACGCACTGCTGGTTCTGCGGGGAGGACAGGACGTTGACGTCCTGGACCGCGATCGGCACGAGGCCCACGAGGGAGCCGACGTTCGCCTTGAGCGGGAGACCGACGCAGGGCTTGTTCAGCGACCCCTGGACCAGGCCCAGCTGGGGGCTCATGTCGCCCTTGGTCACCGCGTTGCCGAAGGCCTGCTCGGCACCGTTGCCGCTGAACGACGTCGGGCCGCCGTCGTTACCGATGGCCAGCGCCGGCGACGCCGCGGCGGCCGTGGCTCCGACGATGGACGCCGCTACAGCAGCGGTTGCCCACAGCTTCTTCATTTTAATGCCTTTCCAGAAAGTCGGATTCCACCGGTGGAATCCGAGCTGTTCAACTCACCTGAAACCGGATTGGTTTCGGGCGTTCCCCCGAATGGAGTAGTCGCATTACCGAGAAAAAGGCCGGCCCGCCGCGGATTTCAGCGGCGGGCCGGCCGGTCGGCCGATACTCAGCGGTTGGCCACACCGTTCCCGGAGAGGATCGGGATGTTGTCGAGGATGTGCGACAGCGGCTCGTCGCCCTTGGTCTGCGTCGAGTTCTCGACGCACTGCTGGTTCTGCGGCGACGACAGGACGTTGATGTCCTGGACGGCGATCGGCACGAGGCCCACGAGGGAGCCGAGGTTCGCCTTGGCCGGCAGCGCGATGCAGGGCTTGTTGAAAGAGCCCTGGATGAGCGCGATCTGCGGGCTCATGTCGCCGTACGTCGACATGTTCCCGTACTGCTGGGTGGCGAAGTTGCCGCTCGCGGACGTGGGCCCGCTGTCGTTGCCGATGGCGAGCGCCGGGGCCGCGGCGGCGGCCGAGACGCCGACGACGGAGGCGGCGACGGCCGCGCCGGCCATAACCTTCTTGATCACGATCTGAGTCCCCTTCTGAAGGATGCCCCAAAGTTCCCGGAGCCCCCTGAGCAACTCCCCTCCCGCGCTTTGGTTCTGGCCGTTCACTCCAACGGCCTAGTACCGGCGATTACCCCGTGGCAATACGGCGCCCGTCCGCAAGCCGATCGGGTGAAGCAGGAGAACCAAACCGCCCACGCCCGGTTGTTCAGGTCGCTGCATCTGCATTTCTTAGGAAAAGGAAAACACCGTGATCAAGAAGATTATGGCCGGCGCGGCCGTGGCCGCCTCCGTAGTCGGCGTTTCCGCTGCCGCCGCGGCCCCCGCTCTCGCCATCGGCAATGACAGCGGCCCGACGTCGTTCAGCGGCAACGGCGCCAAGAGCGCCTTCGGCAACGCCGCCACCAAGGGCGACCTGAGCCCCCAGGCCGAGCTGATCCAGGGCTCGCTGAACGACCTCTGCATCGGTGCCCCGGTCAAGGCCAACGTCGGCGCCCTCGTCGGCGTCCTCGTGCCGGTCGCCGTCCAGGACGTCCAGGTCCTGTCGAACCCGCAGAACCAGCAGTGCGCCGAGAACTCGACGCAGGCCAAGGGCGACGAGCCGCTGTCGCACCTCATCAACAACATCCCGGTGCTCTCGGGCAACGGTGTGGCCAACCGCTGACCAAGGCCGCAGAACCGGCCCGGCGCGACGATGCCCCGGGCCGGTTCGCCTTTGTCCGGTACGGCAGTCGAGTGAACCGACCAACCCGCCCAAATCGGGCAGTTTCCTCATAACGACATAATCGTTGGACCTTCAGCAGCGGACGTTGAGAGCTGAGATGGCTGATGCTCGCGTGCCACGACCGTCGTGCGGACGCATTCGCCGCTGCGGAAAGGGCTAACAAGATGAAGTGCAAGAAGGCCGCGACGATCGTCGCGGGAATGGTCCTGGCGCTGGGCGCCGCGGCCCCGGCCATGGCCGACGCCGGTGCCGAGGGCATCGCGGTCGGGTCCCCCGGCGTCCTGTCGGGCAACGTCGTGCAGATCCCGGTCCACGTGCCGGTCAACATCTGCGGCAACAGCGTCAACATCATCGGTCTGCTGAACCCCACCCTCGGCAACACCTGCGTCAACAAGTGACGTCGTAAGCCACGCCGCGGGGTGTTCCCGGCCGGTCCCGAAGCGCGAGTCGACCTGCGCTTCGGGACCGGCCTCATTTGGCATCACTCTCACTCAGGAGAACCACGTGCGAGACCTCATCAGCAAGGGACTGCTCACCGCCGCCGCGGCGTCGAGTGTGCTCTCCCTGAGCGGCGGCTCCGCCCAGGCGGCCGACGCGGAGGCTGCGGTCGCCGGATCACCCGGCGTGGCATCGGGCAACAGCCTTCAGCTGCCCCTCGACATCCCCGTCAACGTCTGCGGCAACACCGTGAACCCGATCGGGTTGCTCAACCCCGCCTTCGGCAACGCCTGCGCCAACACGTCGAGCACCCCGAAGGCGCACCACACGGAGCACGGGCCGGGTGGCGGCTACGGGTCCGGTGGCGGCTACGAGACCGGTGGCGGCTACGGGTCCGAAGCGGAGGCCGGGCCGCAGGCCGGACCGGGCCACTCCGGCGGCGGATACGGCTCGCACGACGAGGGCGCCAGCTCCACCGCCCTGGTGACCGGATCGCCCGGTGTCCTCTCGGGCGGCGGCGTTCAGGTGCCCGTCGACATCCCGGTGAACGCCTGCGGCAACTCCGTGGACCTGGTGGGCATCCTCAACCCGGTGTTCGGCAACGAGTGCGTCAACGGCACGCCCACGGCTCCCCCGGAGCGGCCGGACGCCCCCGAGACCCCGGACACCCCGGACGAGGTGCCCGAGGAGACCACGCCGCCGGAGGACCGTTCCGTAGTCCCGCCGGCCGCTCCCCCGCACCACGTCCCGCACACCGAGAACACGCCGCGCCCGGTCACCCCGGCGGTGCTGCCCGCCGCGAGGCCCGCCGCCGAGAGCCGGCTCGCGGCGACCGGTGGCGATCCGCATCTCCTCGCCGCCGCCGCGTCGAGCGCCGGCCTGATCCTCGGCGGCGCGCTGCTGTACCGGCGGTCCCGCGTCGCGGCCCGCCGCTGACCGAACGCTCCGGACATCGTCCGTACATCCGTATATCCGCACACAGAAGAGTCACTTCACAGAGCCGCGCGTCTGTGAAGTGACCGCTCTGCCGCTAACCGACCGTGGTCCGCTCGCTGTCGGCGCCCTGGCGCTGACGCACCTTCGCGAGCGGCCCGCCCCGGGCGCCGACCCGCCGCCGTACCCCCGCCACCAGCCGCTCCGCCGTGTACGACGCCCCGTACACGAAGCGCATCGACGGCCCGAAGGACGGCGCGCTCAGCAGGCCCGCCAGGAACAGTCCCGGGTACGAGGACTCGAAGACGGCGTTCGCCTCCGGCGCGCTGCTCGACCCCACCGTCCGCAGGGCGCCGCGCAGTCCGTCGTCGAGCAGGCCGAGCCGTTCGAGGCCGGGGGTGAAGCCGGTGGCGGCGATGACGTGGTCCGTCTCGACGGTCTCCACCCGGCCGGTGGTGGCGATCAGCTCCAGCCGTACCCTGCCGTCGGCGGGGGCCGCCGCGGCCACGCTCTCGCCGAGCCGCACCTCGACGGCGGGCTCGAAGCGCTCGCGCAGCCACCACGCGCCCGCCGGGCCCAGGGCGGAGGTGAAGATCCGGGCCCGGGTCGACTCGGGCAGCCGGCGGAAGATCCCCGGGGTCTCGGCGTAGAGCCAGTTCTTCCAGCCGCAGCCCAGACCGGTGTGCGGAGCGCGCAGCGATTCGCCGAGGGGGCGCTGCTTCGCGGGCGGCAGGGTGTTCCAGACGAGCCGGGACGACCGGGCCACCACCCTGACGGTGGTGCCCTGTTCGGAGAGGAGCGCGGCCGTCTCCAGCGCCGCCTGACCGGCTCCGATGACGGTCACGTCCTGGCCGGTGAAGCGGCTGAGATCCGCGTGGTGGCTGCTGTGCGTCACGTGTTCGGGGGCGAGTCCACGCAGCGGGGCGGGGATGTCGATGAACGGCATCACGCCGACCGCGAGGGCGACCGTACGGGCGAGGACGCTCTCGCCGTCCTCGGTGGTGAGCCGGAATCCGCCGGGGCAGGGCCGGACGGCGGTGATCGTACGTTCGTCGACCGGCGGCGCGGCCCGCTCCGCGAACCACAGCCCGTACGAGGCGAAGAAGTCGACGGGCAGCGGCACTCCGTGGCGGGCCTCCGTTCCCCGGGTGGTCGCGTAGGCCGCGAGGCCGAAGTCGCCCTTCGGATCGGAGAGGTTCGACGCCCAGGGCTCGGACTTGAGGAACATCCCGGGCGGCATGTGGTCGCGCCACGAGGCCATCGGCCTGCCGAACACGCGCAGATCGAGTCCGGCCGCCGAGGCGTGCGCGGCGACGGACAGTCCGTAGGGGCCGGCGCCCACAACTACCAGGTCGTGCATCGGGTATCCCGCTCTCTGCGTGTGGGGGTGGGGGTGAGGATGAGGGTGGGGGTGGGGCTCAGGGTGAATACGAGTACGGGTGTGGGTGTGGGTACGCGGACCGGGCTCATCGGGTCCGCCTCGGTACGGGGGCGGCGCCCGGCGCCGCGCCGTTCCGGCTGCCCCGCCGCTGTCGTACCGGCGGGGTGCGCGAGCGCCCGGCGTGGCCCGGACGCCGCCGGGACGGCAGCGCGCGCCGGAGCCCGCGCCATCCCCGGCGTGCCGCGTGCAGCACCCAGGCGACGGCCATCGCGCAGGCGGGCAGCGGGTCGTCCAGCGCGAACCACGCGGCCTCCGTGGAGCGCGGCCCGGCCCCCAGAG
It encodes the following:
- a CDS encoding rodlin; the encoded protein is MKKLWATAAVAASIVGATAAAASPALAIGNDGGPTSFSGNGAEQAFGNAVTKGDMSPQLGLVQGSLNKPCVGLPLKANVGSLVGLVPIAVQDVNVLSSPQNQQCVENSTQAKGDEALSHILDNIPILSGNGAGNR
- a CDS encoding rodlin — encoded protein: MIKKVMAGAAVAASVVGVSAAAAAPALAIGNDSGPTSASGNFATQQYGNMSTYGDMSPQIALIQGSFNKPCIALPAKANLGSLVGLVPIAVQDINVLSSPQNQQCVENSTQTKGDEPLSHILDNIPILSGNGVANR
- a CDS encoding rodlin, with product MKKIMAGAAVAASVVGVSAAAAAPALAIGNDSGPTSFSGNGAKSAFGNAATKGDLSPQAELIQGSLNDLCIGAPVKANVGALVGVLVPVAVQDVQVLSNPQNQQCAENSTQAKGDEPLSHLINNIPVLSGNGVANR
- a CDS encoding chaplin, whose product is MKCKKAATIVAGMVLALGAAAPAMADAGAEGIAVGSPGVLSGNVVQIPVHVPVNICGNSVNIIGLLNPTLGNTCVNK
- a CDS encoding chaplin, translating into MRDLISKGLLTAAAASSVLSLSGGSAQAADAEAAVAGSPGVASGNSLQLPLDIPVNVCGNTVNPIGLLNPAFGNACANTSSTPKAHHTEHGPGGGYGSGGGYETGGGYGSEAEAGPQAGPGHSGGGYGSHDEGASSTALVTGSPGVLSGGGVQVPVDIPVNACGNSVDLVGILNPVFGNECVNGTPTAPPERPDAPETPDTPDEVPEETTPPEDRSVVPPAAPPHHVPHTENTPRPVTPAVLPAARPAAESRLAATGGDPHLLAAAASSAGLILGGALLYRRSRVAARR
- a CDS encoding NAD(P)-binding domain-containing protein is translated as MHDLVVVGAGPYGLSVAAHASAAGLDLRVFGRPMASWRDHMPPGMFLKSEPWASNLSDPKGDFGLAAYATTRGTEARHGVPLPVDFFASYGLWFAERAAPPVDERTITAVRPCPGGFRLTTEDGESVLARTVALAVGVMPFIDIPAPLRGLAPEHVTHSSHHADLSRFTGQDVTVIGAGQAALETAALLSEQGTTVRVVARSSRLVWNTLPPAKQRPLGESLRAPHTGLGCGWKNWLYAETPGIFRRLPESTRARIFTSALGPAGAWWLRERFEPAVEVRLGESVAAAAPADGRVRLELIATTGRVETVETDHVIAATGFTPGLERLGLLDDGLRGALRTVGSSSAPEANAVFESSYPGLFLAGLLSAPSFGPSMRFVYGASYTAERLVAGVRRRVGARGGPLAKVRQRQGADSERTTVG